A portion of the Phycisphaerales bacterium genome contains these proteins:
- a CDS encoding ABC transporter permease: MKNEPTTSSEAGGVPGPMDDPGKDMRAPGDFEGEQELTSVTGVHLMQGIGHRPAEGFWTEAWKQVFKRPGAVIGIAWVAMIAFFAVFAPLVANGHPILMVAQPDVNPLAKLLGDLGPAITSFDGVRLILFTLIWSAAWILAPRRLPMPALAGLALLVTGVFALRVFAQFFIGKSEEELGSALYGFAQFLLGRPQDGQATSFAFQIIVDLAATGGLVWAAGAFDLSRRARIATTPVLWLVAIGSLVGIAAGIDEQAPVRSPLLRYLTVVDLTLLVGAMVGLVLLVPRWWGSRGDRAKVLLTVSLQAGLTMLVHSIVSGQAANRDAAPWLRAFERQPYFETIASLIIAAVIGGLFIVAHPLNKLRNRAGVALLVGLVMFGLMAVRWSTPLPNFRYVAQETQGRISAIYTIIPWSPNQGGTAVDLLPPGSTVYSQVLKGLEDVALSDRSRSTGTPVEEMPLDAEVLAAIEDQLGYAADTLPTDPDVAFAVVAEAAAADPDLDVAGAIDLLESLPGPAYVLGTDSGGQDMLSQLLHACRLSISIGLVSTAIAVVIGVTVGALMGYFGGWVDMLLYRVVEVFMAIPLLFLLIVAAAVLPRNTYVMMAIIGCVTWTGSARFIRAEFYKLRNQDFVQSARSVGLPLRSVLFKHMLPNGVTPVLVDASFAIAAAILAEAVLSYLGLGPANQASWGRLLSDANNQVGKFMWWLAIFPGFAIFLTVLSYNLIGEALRDAIDPKLKKARV; the protein is encoded by the coding sequence ATGAAGAACGAACCGACCACATCGAGCGAGGCCGGCGGCGTGCCCGGGCCCATGGACGATCCGGGCAAGGACATGCGCGCCCCCGGCGACTTCGAGGGCGAGCAGGAGCTGACCTCGGTCACCGGCGTGCACCTGATGCAGGGCATCGGGCATCGGCCGGCCGAAGGCTTCTGGACCGAGGCCTGGAAGCAGGTCTTCAAGCGTCCGGGCGCGGTCATCGGCATCGCATGGGTGGCGATGATCGCATTCTTCGCCGTCTTTGCGCCGCTGGTGGCCAATGGACATCCGATCCTGATGGTCGCCCAGCCGGACGTGAACCCGCTGGCCAAGCTACTGGGTGATCTCGGCCCTGCCATCACCAGCTTCGATGGCGTCCGCTTGATCCTGTTCACCCTGATCTGGTCGGCCGCATGGATACTCGCGCCTCGTCGATTGCCCATGCCTGCGCTGGCCGGTCTTGCCTTGCTGGTGACGGGCGTGTTTGCGTTGCGGGTGTTCGCCCAGTTCTTCATCGGCAAGAGCGAGGAAGAACTCGGCTCGGCGCTCTATGGCTTCGCGCAGTTCCTGCTGGGCCGACCCCAGGACGGGCAAGCCACCAGCTTCGCCTTCCAGATCATCGTGGACCTTGCGGCCACTGGTGGTCTCGTCTGGGCGGCCGGCGCGTTCGACCTTTCGCGGCGGGCGCGCATCGCCACCACGCCGGTGCTCTGGCTCGTTGCGATCGGTTCGCTCGTTGGCATCGCCGCGGGCATCGACGAGCAGGCGCCGGTGCGGAGCCCCTTGCTGCGCTACCTCACGGTGGTCGATCTCACGCTGCTGGTTGGTGCGATGGTGGGGCTGGTGTTGCTCGTGCCTCGTTGGTGGGGCTCGCGTGGCGATCGCGCGAAGGTGCTGCTGACCGTTTCGCTGCAGGCCGGGCTGACCATGCTGGTGCACTCGATCGTGAGCGGGCAGGCGGCCAACCGCGACGCGGCCCCGTGGCTGCGTGCCTTCGAGCGCCAGCCGTACTTCGAGACCATCGCCTCGCTCATCATCGCCGCGGTCATCGGCGGGCTCTTCATCGTGGCCCACCCCCTGAACAAGCTGCGCAACCGTGCGGGCGTCGCCTTGCTGGTGGGGCTCGTGATGTTCGGGCTGATGGCGGTCCGCTGGTCCACGCCGCTGCCCAACTTCCGCTACGTCGCCCAGGAGACCCAGGGCCGCATCAGCGCGATCTACACGATCATCCCGTGGTCGCCCAACCAGGGCGGGACGGCCGTCGACCTCCTGCCGCCGGGCAGCACCGTGTATTCACAGGTGCTCAAGGGTCTGGAAGACGTCGCGCTCAGCGATCGATCGCGCAGCACGGGCACGCCGGTGGAAGAGATGCCGCTGGACGCCGAAGTGCTCGCTGCCATCGAGGACCAACTCGGCTACGCGGCCGACACGCTGCCGACCGATCCCGATGTGGCCTTCGCCGTCGTGGCCGAGGCAGCGGCGGCAGATCCCGATCTGGACGTGGCGGGCGCGATCGATCTGCTCGAGTCGCTGCCCGGGCCAGCGTACGTGCTCGGCACCGATTCGGGCGGGCAGGACATGCTCAGCCAGTTGCTTCACGCCTGCCGGCTGTCGATTTCTATCGGGCTGGTCTCGACGGCCATCGCGGTGGTCATCGGCGTGACGGTGGGCGCGCTCATGGGCTACTTCGGCGGATGGGTCGACATGCTGCTCTACCGCGTGGTGGAGGTCTTCATGGCCATCCCGCTGCTGTTCCTGCTGATCGTCGCCGCCGCCGTGCTGCCCCGCAATACCTACGTCATGATGGCCATCATCGGGTGCGTCACGTGGACGGGCAGCGCACGCTTCATTCGCGCCGAGTTCTACAAGCTTCGAAATCAGGACTTCGTCCAGTCGGCCCGCTCGGTCGGCCTGCCGCTTCGCAGCGTGCTGTTCAAGCACATGCTGCCCAATGGCGTAACGCCCGTGCTGGTGGATGCATCATTCGCCATCGCGGCGGCAATCCTTGCCGAGGCCGTGCTGAGCTACCTGGGCCTGGGGCCTGCAAACCAGGCAAGCTGGGGCCGACTGCTGAGCGACGCGAATAACCAGGTTGGCAAGTTCATGTGGTGGCTGGCCATCTTCCCCGGTTTTGCCATCTTCCTGACCGTGCTGAGCTACAACCTCATCGGCGAGGCGCTCCGCGACGCCATCGATCCCAAGCTCAAGAAGGCCCGCGTGTGA
- the plsY gene encoding glycerol-3-phosphate 1-O-acyltransferase PlsY gives MFLALVLAAAAYLIGAIPFGYLIARAKGVDIFKAGSGNIGATNVKRVLGRGPGNLCFTLDVLKGLLPTLAAGLALGTLADLDAPSADVWLWLLTPVATVLGHMFSPYLGFRGGKGVATGLGALLGVFWVLSVAVVGGLLVWLIVLKMSRYVGLASVCAAASVPIWAALVPAFVHGGLRPAVYPMLAIATLLALLVVVRHRGNLSRIAAGTEPKIRSKAERRAARAQ, from the coding sequence GTGTTCCTTGCCCTCGTCCTTGCCGCCGCAGCCTACCTGATCGGGGCCATCCCCTTCGGCTACCTCATCGCCCGTGCCAAGGGCGTGGACATCTTCAAGGCCGGCTCGGGCAATATCGGGGCCACCAACGTGAAGCGAGTTCTCGGACGTGGGCCGGGCAACCTGTGCTTCACGCTCGACGTGCTCAAGGGCCTGCTGCCGACCCTTGCCGCGGGGCTTGCGCTCGGCACGCTGGCCGATCTCGACGCGCCGTCCGCCGACGTATGGCTCTGGCTGCTCACGCCGGTTGCCACCGTGCTGGGACACATGTTCTCGCCTTATCTGGGTTTCCGGGGCGGCAAGGGGGTCGCGACGGGGCTCGGCGCCCTGCTGGGCGTGTTCTGGGTGCTTTCCGTCGCCGTCGTCGGCGGATTGCTGGTCTGGCTCATCGTCCTGAAGATGTCGCGATACGTCGGTCTCGCGTCGGTCTGCGCCGCCGCAAGCGTTCCCATCTGGGCGGCCTTGGTCCCGGCGTTCGTCCATGGTGGTTTGCGGCCGGCGGTCTATCCGATGCTTGCAATCGCCACGCTGCTTGCGCTGCTCGTGGTAGTCCGCCACCGGGGCAATCTCAGCCGCATTGCGGCAGGAACCGAGCCCAAGATCCGCAGCAAAGCAGAGCGCCGGGCCGCCAGGGCCCAATAA
- a CDS encoding GC-type dockerin domain-anchored protein: MDTRICMAAVLGLGCVAVAQETVSIDLAGVRLEDGRDVSRSSAPDTITPATRYRYEVSGMVQGSGVVLGSLFPDPTPLADALEQLSPGSSDFLTGEVDNLAGTHPFQVLGETFMGEETLAGITVRFAATFDAGIGADDVAFFNIRDVTLSPSFLVGSLTFTEGTAFIERVEIDCRADIDGDGSLTIFDFLAFQNAFDMGDPIADFDGDGSLTLFDFLAFQNEFAVGCG, encoded by the coding sequence ATGGATACGCGGATCTGCATGGCGGCGGTGCTTGGCCTCGGATGTGTGGCGGTGGCCCAAGAGACGGTCTCGATCGACCTGGCAGGCGTCCGGCTTGAGGACGGGCGCGACGTGTCGCGGAGCAGTGCTCCGGACACGATCACTCCGGCCACGCGGTACCGCTACGAGGTTTCGGGCATGGTGCAGGGCAGCGGCGTCGTGCTGGGCTCGCTGTTTCCCGATCCCACGCCTCTGGCCGACGCACTCGAGCAGCTCTCGCCCGGGTCTTCGGACTTCCTGACCGGGGAGGTCGACAACCTCGCCGGCACGCATCCGTTTCAGGTGCTCGGCGAGACGTTCATGGGCGAGGAGACGCTGGCGGGCATCACCGTGCGTTTCGCGGCGACGTTCGACGCGGGCATCGGCGCCGACGACGTGGCGTTCTTCAACATTCGCGACGTCACGCTCTCGCCGAGCTTCCTCGTGGGCTCGCTCACGTTTACCGAGGGCACGGCGTTCATCGAGCGCGTCGAGATCGACTGCCGGGCGGACATCGACGGCGATGGCAGCCTGACGATCTTCGACTTCCTTGCGTTCCAGAACGCTTTCGACATGGGCGACCCGATCGCGGACTTCGATGGCGATGGATCGCTGACGCTGTTTGATTTCCTGGCGTTCCAGAACGAATTTGCGGTGGGCTGCGGCTAA
- a CDS encoding ABC transporter substrate-binding protein: MQNNFGLKDLIVIALILGLFVSVWVAIYQDDRRWDKTVEANAKLEALEKQIVRLETEITRRPVVVAGQGAPMPGGQPVTTDTAPASTDWAREGVEVTVSEPWTFTSDPRDDEGFTPGGEFTEIYEGQPPKLTPYTYADVYGRRVVDLVCESLGWYDPKTLKMRGLLAEAWQYPEDGTWLRVKIRDEARYSDGSPVLAEDVRWTYQDLLFNMQIEAERFRSVYNSIEDIEVIGDPETSRVVEFTFKTPRFDNLDQAMGFKILPKHIYQEWIASPTRYNQSTALTIGSGPFRFATVSPDSQWSPPSDIVLVRNEQYWGPKPALDSYRITVISDYTTKLIAYNSGRGDMMRPNAQQFVEQRADQRFLEQHDPRIWYNMRGGYSFIAWQCGPRNGQKLTPFHDARVRKAMTMMIDRDRIRRDISKNLVRPATGPFLSSTPQSNPEIEPWPHDPDAGLALLAEAGWEDRDGDGMLEDEDGNPFTFEFTFSNGSDSTLQMANFMKADFARYGIDMQLRTIDWSVLVDILNRRDFDAITFAWSASAPESDPYQIWHSDNIENQGDNFIQWNSPEADTLIEKGRQTLDFDERMKVWHELHSVYHEEQPYTFMNEIPWIRFTTKRSGNIQEYNSGLQYAEFWVGRESQPTQN, encoded by the coding sequence ATGCAGAACAATTTCGGTCTGAAGGACCTGATCGTCATCGCGCTCATCCTGGGGCTGTTCGTCAGCGTCTGGGTGGCCATCTATCAGGATGACCGCCGCTGGGACAAGACCGTCGAGGCCAACGCCAAACTCGAAGCCCTCGAGAAGCAGATCGTCCGGCTGGAGACCGAGATCACCCGCCGCCCGGTCGTCGTCGCCGGCCAGGGCGCTCCCATGCCCGGCGGCCAACCGGTGACCACCGATACCGCTCCGGCCAGTACCGACTGGGCCCGGGAAGGCGTCGAGGTCACCGTCAGCGAGCCCTGGACCTTCACCAGCGACCCGCGCGACGACGAAGGCTTCACCCCCGGGGGCGAGTTCACCGAGATCTACGAGGGCCAGCCGCCCAAGCTCACGCCGTACACCTACGCCGACGTCTACGGCCGTCGCGTGGTGGACCTGGTCTGCGAGAGCCTGGGCTGGTATGACCCCAAGACGCTGAAGATGCGCGGCTTGCTGGCCGAGGCATGGCAGTACCCCGAGGACGGCACGTGGCTGCGCGTCAAGATTCGCGACGAGGCCCGCTACAGCGACGGCTCGCCCGTGCTGGCCGAAGACGTCCGCTGGACGTATCAGGATCTGCTCTTCAACATGCAGATCGAGGCCGAACGCTTCCGCAGCGTGTACAACTCGATCGAAGACATCGAGGTCATCGGCGATCCCGAGACCAGTCGCGTGGTCGAGTTTACCTTCAAGACGCCCCGGTTCGATAACCTCGACCAGGCGATGGGCTTCAAGATCCTGCCCAAGCACATCTATCAGGAATGGATCGCCAGTCCCACGCGGTATAACCAGAGCACGGCCTTGACGATCGGCTCGGGTCCGTTCCGCTTCGCGACGGTCTCGCCCGATTCGCAGTGGAGCCCGCCCAGCGACATCGTTCTGGTGCGCAACGAGCAGTACTGGGGCCCCAAGCCCGCCCTGGACAGCTACCGCATCACGGTCATCAGCGATTACACCACCAAGCTCATCGCCTACAACAGCGGCCGCGGCGACATGATGCGTCCCAACGCCCAGCAGTTCGTCGAGCAGCGTGCCGATCAGCGATTCCTGGAGCAGCACGATCCCCGCATCTGGTACAACATGCGCGGTGGCTACTCCTTCATCGCCTGGCAGTGCGGCCCACGCAACGGCCAGAAGCTGACCCCCTTCCACGATGCCCGCGTCCGCAAGGCCATGACGATGATGATCGACCGCGATCGCATCCGTCGTGACATCTCCAAGAACCTCGTGCGTCCGGCCACGGGCCCGTTCCTCAGCTCCACGCCGCAGTCGAATCCCGAGATCGAGCCGTGGCCGCACGACCCCGACGCCGGGCTCGCGCTCCTGGCCGAGGCCGGATGGGAGGACCGCGACGGCGACGGCATGCTCGAGGACGAAGATGGCAACCCCTTCACCTTCGAGTTCACCTTCTCCAACGGGTCCGACTCGACGCTCCAGATGGCCAACTTCATGAAGGCCGACTTTGCGCGTTACGGCATCGACATGCAGCTGCGCACCATCGACTGGTCGGTGCTCGTTGACATCCTCAACCGCCGCGACTTCGACGCCATCACCTTCGCGTGGTCGGCCTCGGCGCCCGAGAGCGACCCCTACCAGATCTGGCACTCGGACAACATCGAGAACCAGGGCGACAACTTCATCCAGTGGAACAGCCCCGAGGCCGACACGCTCATCGAGAAGGGACGTCAGACGCTGGACTTCGATGAACGCATGAAGGTCTGGCACGAGCTGCACTCGGTCTATCACGAAGAGCAGCCGTACACGTTCATGAACGAGATCCCCTGGATTCGCTTCACGACCAAGCGGTCGGGCAACATCCAGGAGTACAACTCGGGCCTGCAGTACGCCGAGTTCTGGGTCGGCCGCGAGAGCCAGCCCACGCAGAACTGA
- a CDS encoding C39 family peptidase has translation MLPQPDDETCGPTCLHAVYRYWGDQRPLGSVIESVRSLNNAGAGRGTLAVMLGVHALAQGYSASLYTFNLQMFDPTWFDALGQADPRLLGEKLAAQVAAKSYEDMRFPVATESYQEFVRLGGQILFNDLTSELVSGFISSGRPVLTGLSATYLYKCAREYGPNDDYDDVRGEPSGHFVVLHGYDETARMVRVADPLADNPGFEVQGYEIPLARLVPAIMLGVLTYDANLLVIEPKKTVSEANGQTS, from the coding sequence ATGCTTCCCCAACCGGACGACGAAACGTGCGGGCCGACCTGCCTGCACGCGGTGTATCGGTATTGGGGCGACCAGCGGCCGCTTGGCTCGGTGATCGAGTCGGTGCGTTCGTTGAACAACGCCGGGGCCGGTCGCGGCACGCTGGCGGTCATGCTGGGCGTGCACGCGCTGGCCCAGGGATACTCGGCCTCGCTGTACACGTTCAATCTTCAGATGTTCGATCCCACGTGGTTCGACGCTCTAGGCCAAGCGGACCCGCGGCTGCTCGGCGAGAAGCTTGCGGCCCAGGTGGCCGCCAAGAGCTACGAAGACATGCGCTTTCCGGTGGCGACCGAAAGCTACCAGGAGTTCGTTCGGCTTGGCGGTCAGATCCTGTTCAACGACCTGACGAGCGAGTTGGTGTCGGGGTTCATTAGTTCTGGCCGACCGGTGTTGACCGGGCTCAGTGCGACGTACCTGTACAAGTGTGCGCGCGAGTATGGGCCCAATGACGATTACGATGACGTTCGCGGCGAGCCATCGGGGCACTTCGTGGTGCTCCATGGCTACGACGAAACCGCTCGAATGGTGCGCGTGGCCGACCCGCTTGCCGACAACCCGGGCTTCGAGGTCCAGGGCTATGAGATTCCGCTTGCCCGCCTGGTGCCGGCCATCATGCTGGGCGTGCTGACGTACGACGCCAACTTGCTCGTCATCGAACCGAAGAAAACCGTCTCGGAGGCCAACGGCCAAACGTCATGA
- a CDS encoding ABC transporter ATP-binding protein: MTDATTLKSTKAGDVDPNAKPLIQVRDLAVSFDNGNGPRIQAVDGVRMTIYPRQTLAVVGESGCGKSVTAMSSMQLVPRPPGRFDRGQIQFRTEDGNTIDLLRQSEKEMREIRGNDIAMIFQEPMTSLNPVYTVGDQIMEAILLHQSVSASKARDIALEAMRSVGIPDVEKRIKAYPHQFSGGMRQRVMIAMALACRPRLLLADEPTTALDVTIQAQILELLSSLKDEMDMAVMLITHDLGVVAENADVVCVMYAGRVVEYGTVFDVFDNPMHPYTRGLLASIPKIGSRLDRLVTIKEVVEDEAQFKRLPGADQGVRPWWPWHKPPADLAAKDEPAGDYYLQEVEKGHWVGVWRTRAVSDHESRPPDLNYRAKREAVASV, from the coding sequence TTGACCGACGCGACCACACTCAAGAGCACCAAGGCCGGCGACGTTGATCCCAACGCCAAGCCACTGATCCAGGTGCGTGATCTTGCCGTCTCGTTCGACAATGGGAATGGTCCGCGCATCCAGGCCGTCGACGGGGTGCGCATGACCATCTACCCGCGCCAGACGCTCGCCGTGGTGGGAGAGAGCGGCTGCGGAAAGAGCGTGACGGCGATGAGTTCCATGCAACTCGTGCCCCGTCCGCCCGGCCGCTTCGATCGCGGTCAGATCCAGTTCCGAACCGAGGACGGCAACACCATCGACCTGCTCCGCCAGAGCGAAAAGGAGATGCGTGAGATCCGCGGCAACGACATCGCCATGATCTTCCAGGAGCCCATGACCAGCCTCAACCCGGTGTACACCGTGGGCGATCAGATCATGGAAGCCATCCTGTTACACCAGAGCGTCAGCGCGAGCAAGGCCCGTGACATCGCCCTGGAAGCCATGCGATCGGTGGGCATCCCCGACGTCGAGAAGCGCATCAAGGCCTATCCCCACCAGTTCAGTGGTGGCATGCGTCAGCGCGTGATGATCGCGATGGCCCTGGCCTGTCGTCCGCGACTGTTGCTGGCCGACGAGCCGACCACCGCGTTGGACGTGACCATCCAGGCTCAGATCCTCGAGTTGCTCTCGTCGCTCAAGGACGAGATGGACATGGCCGTCATGCTCATCACCCACGACCTGGGCGTGGTGGCCGAGAACGCCGACGTGGTATGCGTCATGTACGCCGGGCGCGTAGTCGAGTACGGCACCGTGTTCGACGTCTTCGACAACCCCATGCACCCCTACACGCGCGGGCTGCTGGCGAGCATTCCCAAGATCGGCAGCCGGCTCGATCGCCTGGTGACCATCAAGGAGGTCGTCGAAGACGAGGCCCAGTTCAAGCGCCTGCCCGGAGCCGACCAGGGCGTGCGCCCGTGGTGGCCCTGGCACAAGCCGCCGGCAGACCTTGCCGCCAAGGACGAACCCGCCGGCGATTACTACCTCCAGGAAGTCGAGAAGGGCCACTGGGTCGGCGTGTGGCGGACGCGTGCCGTCAGCGACCACGAGAGCCGCCCGCCGGACCTGAACTATCGCGCTAAGCGTGAGGCCGTTGCCAGCGTTTGA
- a CDS encoding glycosyltransferase has protein sequence MPAVMILADEDFASRERDLLSRLEVGLVTGGTRVFHAVPDTLPELLDGRVFSQAIGYTPHGPLPPLGRRARSLAQQALESSGSDGVALVHVFGAQAWPLAFETAGLLGAGLVLEVYSAPLADALGGAHLDSVDDRVIASVPSPGLERRCLRKLDSRHLRLVRWGVHAEPSSGADRPMAAGDRPAVLLAGTGHDRECWAHAMEALSRVRLDGDQPPLIFADADAAHHAHLRTVVERLAMAEHVSFVPSVEAHREPALRVDALLVPEALHEHRSMVLDAHAQGILVAAVTDPIIDELGPDYGVTQLDPGDPDRWAEELRRVFEDKRLAEERRGKGLEAIERFHVGAAHVAAVESIYAGMTAGKSG, from the coding sequence ATGCCCGCCGTCATGATCCTGGCCGACGAAGACTTCGCCTCGCGCGAGCGCGATCTGCTCTCGCGGCTGGAGGTCGGCCTGGTTACCGGCGGCACGCGCGTGTTCCATGCCGTGCCCGATACGCTGCCCGAGTTGCTCGACGGGCGGGTGTTCTCCCAGGCCATCGGCTACACGCCCCACGGCCCGCTGCCGCCGCTCGGTCGCCGGGCGCGGAGCCTGGCGCAACAGGCCCTCGAGTCGAGCGGCAGCGACGGCGTCGCGCTCGTTCACGTGTTCGGCGCCCAGGCGTGGCCCCTGGCCTTCGAAACGGCAGGCCTGCTGGGGGCCGGGCTCGTTCTGGAGGTCTACAGCGCGCCATTGGCCGACGCGCTGGGCGGCGCACACCTGGACAGCGTTGACGATCGCGTCATCGCAAGCGTCCCGAGCCCGGGCCTGGAACGTCGCTGCCTTCGCAAACTCGACAGCCGGCACCTCAGGCTCGTCCGCTGGGGCGTCCATGCCGAGCCCAGTTCGGGTGCCGATCGGCCCATGGCCGCGGGCGATCGTCCAGCCGTCCTGCTGGCGGGTACGGGCCATGATCGCGAGTGCTGGGCCCATGCGATGGAAGCGCTCTCGCGCGTTCGGCTCGATGGCGATCAACCCCCGCTCATCTTCGCTGATGCCGACGCGGCCCATCATGCTCACCTGCGGACGGTGGTCGAGCGACTGGCCATGGCCGAGCACGTGAGCTTCGTGCCCTCGGTCGAGGCCCACCGCGAGCCAGCCCTGCGTGTCGACGCGCTGCTTGTGCCCGAGGCCCTGCACGAACACCGAAGCATGGTGCTCGACGCCCACGCCCAGGGCATCCTCGTCGCGGCGGTGACGGATCCGATCATCGACGAACTCGGCCCGGACTATGGGGTCACGCAACTCGATCCGGGTGATCCCGATCGATGGGCCGAAGAACTCCGCCGCGTCTTCGAAGACAAGCGGCTGGCCGAGGAGCGCCGCGGCAAGGGCCTGGAAGCCATCGAGCGCTTTCACGTTGGAGCCGCCCACGTGGCCGCGGTCGAGTCGATCTATGCGGGCATGACGGCCGGGAAGTCCGGATAA
- a CDS encoding ABC transporter permease, translated as MTTYIIRRLFLMIPTVIGMTLLIFLLVAMSPGGVGAALQVSGGGQMDSGSVAQQRAYLEDRYGLDAPYLVQYVRWLGRVSPIKFGARDQFTPSGERFSEPKKIDAPPLWQWFAEDLPEAEPAAEVVPPDDAEARAQIYRRAAGNYAQVRAAYLGSRTRFEIAMGDLAKAIDHPEAVKDRGQIKPGPAKRIGKSAFASADEALWATAEARAADMLRDYELLLNATARSQAVFDAKLFRQAGVPIIPGTVSLAAPDLGMSFSRSRPVSTLIWEALPVTLMLNLIAVPIIYFVAIPSGVLAASRQGSLVDVGLGAFYVALWSIPVVWAGVLAVGFLASKDWLGWFPVTGLHSPEAESMTMLPQVVEGRWQRGYILDTLWHLVLPVACLVYTGFAILSKQTRAAMLENFNADYVRTAKAKGVSHKDVVFRHVFRNSLLPIITMFVSIFPAMLGGSVVIERIFSVPGMGSLIIDAIGLRDRELLMANALIVGLVNMLALLLADILYALADPRISYD; from the coding sequence ATGACCACTTACATCATCCGACGCCTGTTCCTCATGATCCCCACGGTGATCGGCATGACCCTGCTGATCTTCCTTCTCGTGGCCATGAGCCCCGGCGGCGTCGGCGCCGCCCTTCAGGTTTCGGGCGGCGGACAGATGGACTCCGGTAGCGTCGCCCAGCAGCGGGCATACCTCGAAGATCGATACGGGCTCGATGCGCCGTATCTCGTCCAATACGTGCGGTGGCTTGGCCGGGTCAGCCCGATCAAGTTCGGCGCCCGCGACCAGTTCACGCCGAGCGGCGAGCGATTCTCCGAGCCCAAGAAGATCGATGCGCCGCCCCTGTGGCAGTGGTTTGCCGAAGACTTGCCCGAAGCCGAGCCCGCCGCAGAGGTCGTCCCTCCGGACGATGCCGAGGCCCGCGCCCAGATCTATCGCCGAGCGGCAGGCAACTACGCCCAGGTGCGTGCGGCGTACCTGGGATCGCGCACGCGGTTCGAGATCGCCATGGGCGATCTGGCCAAGGCCATCGACCACCCCGAAGCCGTCAAGGATCGCGGACAGATCAAGCCCGGACCCGCAAAGCGCATCGGTAAGAGCGCGTTCGCGTCGGCCGACGAAGCGCTCTGGGCAACGGCCGAGGCTCGCGCCGCCGACATGCTGCGCGACTACGAGCTCCTGTTGAACGCGACGGCGCGCTCGCAGGCGGTGTTCGACGCCAAGCTGTTCCGGCAGGCCGGCGTGCCGATCATCCCCGGCACCGTGTCGCTTGCCGCTCCCGACCTGGGCATGAGCTTCTCGCGTTCGCGCCCCGTATCGACGCTGATCTGGGAGGCGCTCCCGGTCACGCTGATGCTGAACCTGATCGCGGTGCCGATCATCTATTTCGTTGCCATTCCTTCGGGCGTGCTGGCCGCCAGCCGGCAGGGCTCGCTGGTCGACGTGGGCCTGGGAGCCTTCTACGTGGCCCTGTGGTCGATCCCGGTCGTGTGGGCGGGCGTGCTGGCGGTGGGCTTTCTGGCAAGCAAGGACTGGCTGGGCTGGTTCCCCGTCACCGGGCTGCACTCGCCCGAGGCCGAGTCGATGACCATGCTGCCCCAGGTGGTCGAAGGGCGCTGGCAGCGGGGCTACATCCTCGACACGCTGTGGCACCTGGTGCTGCCCGTGGCGTGCCTGGTGTACACCGGCTTTGCGATCTTGAGCAAGCAGACTCGCGCAGCGATGCTGGAGAACTTCAACGCCGACTACGTGCGCACGGCCAAGGCCAAGGGCGTCTCGCACAAGGACGTGGTCTTCCGCCACGTGTTCCGCAACAGCTTGCTTCCGATCATCACGATGTTCGTCTCGATCTTCCCGGCCATGCTGGGCGGTTCGGTCGTCATCGAGCGCATCTTCAGCGTGCCGGGCATGGGCAGCCTGATCATCGACGCCATCGGGCTGCGTGATCGCGAGTTGCTCATGGCCAACGCCCTGATCGTCGGCCTGGTGAACATGCTGGCGCTGCTGCTTGCCGACATCCTGTATGCCCTTGCAGACCCACGGATCTCCTACGACTGA